Proteins encoded within one genomic window of Saccharicrinis carchari:
- a CDS encoding DUF4129 domain-containing protein: protein MINRWLFIFVVVLIGLFGADANALDSIKTVVQDNSAVHYRPVSADKMESYKQMKAYNYERFQKPESQWAKFKRWLWSKLSYGGVSHKIIVYLIIGLAVIILLFVILKLLDVELTGLFILANKHHISKSFYSQKHPDIYSRNIDDRLAMAIKNKDFRQAVRFMYLLSLRQLDTLGLIQWQPWKTNKEYCHELTSPGHKQSFTYLQLSYEYIWYGQFTVEEEQFNKVRTQFKDFNRAIGNKQIQV, encoded by the coding sequence ATGATTAACAGATGGCTCTTTATTTTTGTAGTTGTTCTCATAGGCTTGTTTGGGGCAGATGCTAACGCGTTGGATTCAATAAAAACGGTAGTCCAGGACAACTCAGCCGTACATTATAGACCTGTTTCGGCAGATAAAATGGAGAGCTATAAACAAATGAAAGCCTATAATTATGAGCGATTTCAAAAACCCGAATCGCAATGGGCCAAATTTAAACGTTGGCTCTGGAGTAAACTAAGCTATGGTGGCGTAAGTCACAAAATAATTGTCTACCTTATCATAGGCCTCGCTGTTATAATATTGCTGTTTGTAATATTAAAATTACTAGATGTAGAGCTCACCGGATTATTTATTCTGGCGAATAAGCACCACATTTCTAAAAGCTTTTATTCACAAAAGCATCCTGATATTTATAGTCGCAACATCGATGATAGGCTGGCTATGGCAATTAAGAATAAAGATTTTAGGCAAGCTGTGCGATTCATGTACTTATTGAGCCTGCGCCAACTTGACACCTTAGGACTTATACAATGGCAACCCTGGAAAACAAACAAAGAGTATTGTCATGAATTAACTTCGCCCGGCCACAAACAAAGTTTTACCTATCTACAACTTAGTTACGAATATATTTGGTACGGTCAGTTTACCGTTGAAGAAGAACAATTTAACAAAGTAAGGACACAGTTTAAGGACTTTAATAGGGCGATAGGTAATAAACAAATACAAGTTTAG